DNA from Ziziphus jujuba cultivar Dongzao chromosome 2, ASM3175591v1:
CCTTAGAATTGCATCAGAGTATCCAGCTCTATTTCCATATCAAAGGCCAACAATAATTGaagtatataaaaaagaatataagcTGTTTTTTGGAAGAGAGGGAATCCACAGTGAACAAGAATATTACtgataaaaaagaatataagcTGTTTTTTGGGAGAGAGGGAATCCACAGTGAACCAAGAATATTGCTGAAACCCTATAAAAACTGTGATAAACTGTGCTAATTAACCACTTGTTTGATAAcgtttatgtttttggtttttcctgAAAGGTTTTACTCTAATTACTTAGAATTGGCTTATATATGCTTCAAATGATGGTAAGGTTTGACTAGCTACAAGCTTaaggagggagaaaaaaaaaaaaaaaaatcagtaaatAGGAAACCATTTCAAACTCTTTATAAAATGAGGGTCATTTTGAAAAACCTTTCTACTGTTAAAGATATGTATGAAAACTCAGGTCATCATTGGTAAAGATATGTATGAAAACTTCTTCTAAGGGTCGTTAGTCATCAGGTACAGTAAACATATACAAGCAAATACTACAAATGAGGATTCATCATTGGTTGAATTAAGTGGAATATTGTAGCCTATCATGGATACTTTTCTGGCCAAAGTTGGCACCACATTTTTATTTGCTCAAAATCATTTAATAATTTGCAAGAAAACATAAACATAGACCATCAAGCTCAATAgtatattgtaaaaataatattgtagagcaaaataaaaattaaacaagaagATCATAAAAGTAAGGTCAAAGTGTCTACTAGCCAGCTAGGCATTAAAGAAAGTTATGCCACggtatataattaaaaaaacctcTCTGCTTCCTGCCTCTGGTCGATTTTCTCTCCTCCATAGAAAGAAGCCTATCAAACAGCTTGAGCTTTTAGGACCTGACTTCCATATCAAACATCTCCACGATGAATACACCTAAGAAAATATTACATTAAACCCTTTGGATTTTATACATTCAATGAGTCAAGCATTTGGATTGAAGAAGATGCTTTAGTCACAAGGGGCTGTTCATCGATAGACTCGGTTTTAATAACAACACTATGCATGCTACTTGTAAAACATTTCTGATCAAAGTGGTTAAGAATACCTGCATACTTCTGATTTAGCCTCAACTCTCCATTTAGAGCGACTGTATGATCCTTGATAGTGTTCTACATAGACCTATTGATggatatattttggttttttttcaaaagatcaaGTTAGATGATGCAAGTTAAAAGGTCTTCTTTATATAAGTTTTGCTACTCATACTGTCATACACAAGTTACAAACAGAGAGATTACCAAATGTTGACAGTTTATGAAGAGCCTTCTAAGAGCCTGGAATACAGTGGATCCCCGTCTTGAAATGCGATGTCTTGAAGAATACATATTTGCGAAAAGCAGCTGTCACGAcaaaggaaaatatttaaacaatccACTGATCACAACTACACAAAATAAGGGGATGGTGAGCCACCACTCAGCATAAAATACAGTGCAGCAAAAGTATTATAAAACAATCTCTAACCATGTTTATGGTAGAGCAAGATATATTCTAAGCATTCTCTAAacaaaaatgcataaaatctCTAATCTAATCATATTTATGTTGGAGCAAGACAATTTCAATGTACATTCAATGAAACACACATAAAACTTGAACAttaacttgttatttaaagcCAAAGAAGCAATTTTTTAAGCATGGAAAACAGTTCATCAAAGGAATACCTCTATAACCAGAATAGTTCCATATCTGTAACAGAATGCAGAATTCATCAGCAATTATCCACATAAgtgaaaaattttccaaaactaaaCTCAACAATGTCATCAGTATGCATTAGCCAAGTTGCAGTGCAGCATTGGCATCAGATCTAATCCAGATAACTTTGAAAATTCAAGGGCAACTGAACTAGCTACTAATTACAAAGAATTATAGTGAATCCTAATAGAAAAACTACAGATACCAATCACTTTCTCCTGACGTCGGTTTCAGACAGTGCAAACCAGTCAAGGTTTGTAAGAACTACCTTGAAGAAGTCATACACATTATAGTTTGAAACAGAATGATTTGAAGAGTATCTATCTGCGATAAACTGGTTCAGAGCAGAAACAGAGTTTTTCAAAACTGTTTATCAAGACGAAAGAAGGCAGCAAATTAAGCATCAGATAAGTAAAATTCTAATAATTAACTGCTAATGTTCTAAGAGTGTTAAGCTTTTAggaaaattaataattcaatttaGTATCAAAGCCAAAGATGTATGAGATCCTATGTTCAAAACTTGACAACTCCTGCCAAAAAAGCACATGCAAATACCCAAAATGAACTTAATCGTGGCTTACATGTGAAAGGGGAGTGTTAAAGATAATATAAACCCTACGATGACCCATTTCTCATTAGTTTTCAACTTACCATCCCTCTTCCTCTAAAAGCGTAAGCTACAAGGAGATGGCtaatattttctcaatataGGCCTTGCAGGCTCAATTGGATCCTTATGTGTGCTTTTGGACTCGTAAAGTTTTCAATAGATGATCTCATAGATTTTCAACTCTAGTTTTTGGACTTGTAAAGTTTTCAATAGATGATCTGATAGATTTTCAACTCTATTACCATGTTGAATTACCACTCTTCCAAAAAGTTAATTCTAACTaagagcaccaaaaaaaaactatcctactaaaaattatgggtttataaaaatcaataatgagCATGCAATATCTCTACCCACCTAGACCTAGGGGTTGAATTTGGAAGAGGGCATGAAACAGAGTCTCCATCTTTCAAGTAGGAATGATAAATGCATACAAGAAAAGGAGCAAAACCACATCGTCGTCAACAGAAAACAACATCGTCGTCAGCAGAGATGCATACCTTCCATCGTCGTCAACAGCAAACTACATCGATTATACAGCGGGGACAAAGCATGGTGAGGGAACCAAATTGGTAAACAaaaattctgattttttttattcaatgctTCTTTCAACttgttaccaattttttttttcagcttttaaattttttttattattgcccgtatttatctttatataattcatatagttgtagtattttttattgttcCGGAAAGGATAATAATGTTTCTTAGAAAATGGTCAGAGTCTGTCGCTAGGACATTAATGAATGACAATCAATTGCAAAGACAGTaacgtatttttatttttttattttttaggttaTGAGAACAATAAATAtagaatagaaaataaaaataaacactcgaagattattattatcactcatttcgggtgtttgctatctctttgttaaattatttatcacTCATTTTTCATCACATATTTTGGTGTATTATTAGTgtgaataatttatttatagttgGCTGTTGAGCAATTTGAAAAGGGATGCTTGGATTGAATTTCCCATAAAAGAGCAGAGTCTAAGTTATGTTCCCTATTTGcctatttaattttcttattgctGTTCTTACACATTTACTATGTTTTTCATAATATcaacaattattttttctagGCTTTTACTTTTCAGTTTGGGTTTTCTTCTTAATTAATCCTAGCAAGTCCACTACATTGCTCTTCTTGTCTAGATTGGTTTCATTGAATTTATATACTTCCTCCATTCTTGGTTTTTCGTTTTTTGTGGGACCCACTTAAGTCCTaaggtttttccaaaaaccaaaaatagtaataaattagAACGTTATTTTTCTTCCACCTCAACAGAGGGAGAGTTAGTCAATTTGCAACACTATGTAGGTGTAGATAACAAAAACAAACTAAAACAACTTTAATACAACTGCAAATGTACGTATATAGtagcttgaaaaaaaaaaatgctaaaactAACGAAGCATGGCAGAGATGGATCCAATTAACAAAACAGCatcgtattatatatatatatatatatatattctctgttTCCCAAGATACACTTTGAGTCAACTAACTGCTGGAGAGTTCATCTTACAGACCTAGTCAAGTCGTCTCATGGAGGCTTGAAAATGCCAATACTTTAACCAATGTATGATCTCcaagaaagaaaaaccaaacAATCAATAAACAGATTGATTAGTACAACAAACTCTTAATAATTCATTTCTTAAGCTAAGCTATTTTCAACACATGTGAGAGAGATTTGTCTACCAAAAATGTAGTCCTTCAACATCCGAACCACACACGTTTCGGTCCTCCATTTTCGATATTCACATGCACCTTAATTTCTATGCGATTGACCtgactttttcaagtttcttgAATTGTaagttgaaaaaattaaataagacaAGCAGAAACAAAAAGTTTTAAACGACAAAGAAATTGTACAACGTAACCAAAGTctcaaacaacaaagaaaatatatatgttgaatATTAATCTTCGCCATGCACTTGTACACAGCAAATTAGTTGTAGCAGTTCTCTTTGCGTGCATATCTTGTAATACAGTTGTAACCTTGCTCTGCATTCATATCTTGGTTTTACTTAACGAAAGTTAAGCTTTTTCCAATCTTGCTTGAATCTCTTAGATATTGTCCCCCATTACTTATGGAATTTTTGTGTGTTATATGCAAGTCCTAtgagaatttttcaaaatattgaaaacataaataaaagctATAGTTTTATTCTCCCTGGTGTACTCAATTCTaatccattttcattttcatttcagCAGATGCGTAGTTAGTACATGCAATTCCAAGATGGTGAAGAAACAAAATTCCAAGAGGTAGATAACATAATATTTAAgatagaagaaaagaaaacaagcatAGCAGCCCACTAATATACGTGCAACAACAAAGAtaagtgaaaatgaaaagaagttAAAATAGAAAAGCTACACTAAGTTTACAACAACAGCATATGTACACAGGagttagaaaaaaaagaacaaaactaaCAATATGCATAGCAGAGATAGTTTCATAGCTTTGTAAGATCTTCAATTTCTTCGATATCTCCTCCACCTTCTTCCTTTGGGTTGCATCTTAACCAAGCATCCATGCCTCCTTATGATCACAATGTCACTAAGAGCTACTCCAACGACCAGCCCACTTGAGTATCCTATCAACACAAATTTCCAATCTAATTTAAATAATGACTCTCCATCATCATTTTCTTCAGAAACTGGTGGTGGCAGTGTTGAGGACTCCAAATCACCACATTTTTTAAGCAATGGATCACCACACAATCCTGGATTTCCCTGAAATGAACTGCTTTCAAATGAATTAAACTGCTTCCCTTGAGGTATAGGCCCCCTAAGATTGTTATGAGATACATTGAAGCTTCCAAGAAACCCAAGTTGCTTGAGTTGTAGAGGGATCTCTCCTGAGAGATTGTTTTGAGAAAGGTCCAATGATTCCAGCATTGTTAAATTCCCTAAAGACAATGGTATGCAACCAGTGAGAAGGTTGTTTGAAAGGTTTAAAGAGTATAGGCCCTTTAGGTTCCCAAACAATTCAGAAATCTCTCCTTCAAATCTATTGCTCGACATATCAATAAAAGTAAACATATCTTGGATGGCTTCATAGTATCTCTTCACCCCTTTGGATGTTATTCTGATTGTATAGCGATTTTCAACTTGGAACCAATCAGTCTTTGTAGCACAAGAAAAGTTCAACATCACACTCAAATATGAGAAAGGAATGGTGTTGACAGCCTTCATAGCATTCCAACTCAAAA
Protein-coding regions in this window:
- the LOC107419443 gene encoding uncharacterized protein LOC107419443, with translation MEVLKNSVSALNQFIADRYSSNHSVSNYNVYDFFKLLFANMYSSRHRISRRGSTVFQALRRLFINCQHLVYVEHYQGSYSRSKWRVEAKSEVCRCIHRGDV
- the LOC107419419 gene encoding putative receptor like protein 25 isoform X2 — its product is MKAVNTIPFSYLSVMLNFSCATKTDWFQVENRYTIRITSKGVKRYYEAIQDMFTFIDMSSNRFEGEISELFGNLKGLYSLNLSNNLLTGCIPLSLGNLTMLESLDLSQNNLSGEIPLQLKQLGFLGSFNVSHNNLRGPIPQGKQFNSFESSSFQGNPGLCGDPLLKKCGDLESSTLPPPVSEENDDGESLFKLDWKFVLIGYSSGLVVGVALSDIVIIRRHGCLVKMQPKGRRWRRYRRN